In Pangasianodon hypophthalmus isolate fPanHyp1 chromosome 1, fPanHyp1.pri, whole genome shotgun sequence, the genomic window AGGTTTCGACATTCATGGGCAGTCTACTGACTTCGTTACTGAGAAGCAACTGGGAAACAAATTTAGTGTTAGGTTTCAAGCATTCTCCAGGTGGTAATTCTTTCACAGAAAGAGTGTCTGCCAATGAACCTAATGAATCCTGACTGGGGGCGTAGCCTGGATAAAGTGGCTCATTCAAGCTAGAAGAATCATTAGTTTTGAAAAAGGTACCAACATTTGCCACACTAGTCTGTGCCTCTTTCAAGATCTGTACTTTATTTTGAATTAGAATGTCTGTCTGTTTTCCAAGTTGATCATCCTCTAAAGAAATGTCTTTGAGAGTAACCTGACATTTACTAATATTTACTTCACTGATAGCTGGCCACTTTTCCGTAACATTGGAATCTTTGTTTACACCTTGAAATTCAACATGACTTTTTAAACTGTCCTTTAGGATAACTTGCTGCTTTTGTTGGGAAgaattatttgttaatttagACTGCCTGCTTTCTTCATGTTGGGAACAAACATCCACCTTGTTGAATTCTCCCTGAGACTTGATTTTGTCAGAACCCAAGTGTGGAAGTTTAgcattaatatttacttttgctACTAATTGTCCATCTGTTCCAATATTACTTGACTTCGACTCTgaattattagtttttttaacaGATAACCTAACAGACCGGTCTGAGCCTTGAAATCGAGTTTTCGTTTTGTGCTCATCATCAGAGTCAGAACTCCCACTGGTTTTTTGGACCTTTTTCTCAGACCTTGACATGTTATTTGAATTGGATGTTTTACCATGTACCTCTGATTTTGAGTGGGAACTGGACTTTTTGTGACTGGTTTCAGTCTCGGGAGAACTCCTTTTACTAGGTTCAGAGCCACCAGTTCTCCCAGATCTCTCTGTTCTTGAGTATTGTGTTCTTTTGTCTGATTCTGATGAATGAGGAGAAGATTTTGAGTCTCTGTAGGATTTTGAATTAGAGGATGTCTTTGAATCTCTTTGTGAGCTAGAGTATGTGGAGGACCGGCTTGAATCACTGCCTCGAGTCCTGGGCTTCCTGAGGTCATCTTCAGAGTCAGAGCTGTCCCGAGATCTGCCATCACCTCGTGAGCGGGACCTCCTCCGTTCACGTGAACTTCTGTGGGCTCTCCTTTCGGAATCATGGTAATGTGACCTATCTGACCTTGACTGTCTTTCATTTCTTGATCTCTCAGATCTGGAGTAGGAAGAACTTGTTCGAGAACTTCGTGATCTAGACCGTGACCGACTCTTGGTCCTCCTTCGGTCAGAACGAGAAGATCGTGAGGATGTGTGTCTAGTGTCTCTATCTGATTTACATCGACTAGACCCTTTTtcatctttctcctctctcttatCAGATCTGGATTTGTCTGAGACTTCATTTCTGGAGCTCGAGGACTTCTTAACAACAGCACTCTGACTATCACACTTTGCCACATTCTTGGAATCACTAGTCTTTTGGGTAGATGATGTCCGAACAGACTCGCCATCAAAGTCAGAACCTGGCAGGATATGGTCGGACTGACGGACATTTTTGCTGTGTTCAGGCTCAGAAATACTATCCTTACACTCTTTCCCAATATGGGAGGAATCAGTTGGTCCCTTAAGACGAGTGTCTAATTTCTCCTGAGCACCTTCCTCTATGTTAACTTTTTCAGAACAGTCAGTGACAGAGTCGTGTTGGAACAGAGCCACAGAGGGTTCACCTTCAATCTTTGCTGAAGATCTAATTAAAACTTCGGTCTCTGAGGTGGTATCATTTAAAACATCACTGACAGTGGGACGTTCTTCAACAACAGATACACTCAGAATCTGTTTCTTAAAATGCACCCTGTCATGTTTCGGTTTGGAGGTGAGGGGTACTGGGGAGTGTGTCGGCTGGGACTCAGCTACAGCTGTGGCCACAACAGAGGGATCAATTTGCTCATTCTTGCTTTCAGCACTCTGTCCTGTTAGGTCTGCAGAGGGCAGATTTGTAGATTGCACTGCAGGAGAAATTTCACTTGCAGCTTTCTCTGGACTTGGTGGGACAAGGAACACTTTCTGGCGTGGCTTCTTAGACTGGGTGAAGCTGAAAGAGACCTTCTGTCGACCCTGTTCCTCAAGGTTCACTTTAGTCTTTGTTCCTTTAGGCAGGAGATGGTTTGTTAAAACAACTCTAGGAGCAAGGCCTTTAAATATGACTTGCTTTGAGGTGTTTTCAACCTTGATCTGGGaatgaacagaaaagcaaaatATATTCTGCAATCAGAACAATATTTTGACATCATATTTACcccaaagaaaaggaaaaaggttACAATAGAATAAACTGTAATCACagaaaactgatttaaaaaaaaaaaagaaaaggaaggaaggaaactTGCATACCGAACCATCAAGTGTCTTTTCCCTGAAGTTGATCATCAGCAGCAAgcgaaggaaaaagaaaaatatcaatTAATATTTTGGAATGAAGTAAATAAGAGACAAAGTGGTTTGAAATTATGTAAAAAGGTACACTTTCCACTAGCAGAAAAAATTATCAGTGTTTCCCACACATAGGTGATACTTTGGCCCTGGTATATTGACAACTGCCTAAGTGTAATTAGTTAGAttaaaaatctcatttatttattaatccacTCATAGAAATGAacatgcatcatttttttttaaatagctgcGACATAAATACAGgtagaaagagagtgagagagagagagagagagagagactctggaCATTAATTATCCTATGAGTTTGATGGCTAGCTACTAAGTTCCTATTGTAAAGAAGCCAGGAAACTGCTGCATTCGTAGTCAGCTCTTATTTCTGCACACTTTGTGACAGTAGCGGAACACAAAGCGAAGTCCAACCATTACCAAAATGAACAAGAGGTCAATCTTCTGGAATAATGTTGcttacaaaacaacaaaatggacTGTTCTCCTGAACCgatgtgttaaacaaaataGTTTCCGACTATTTTTCCCTGCTAGTTTGCTTTTATTGAGAAGATAACACAACCTATTCCACCATGCAATCACTTGGAATAGTGTGCTTTATTGCAGTCTTGCAATGTATTTCCAAGCAGCAGAATGTTATAGTTAAATAAAAGCAATTCAAGTCGATATCAAGCTGTTTTTGTGATGACACATGGCAACACATGGAAGGCTCTTTAAGCCGCCTTTTGTAATAGCTGACCTCTACTAAGCTGCCATGCACAATTCACTTTCCTCTTCACAAGAGTTtaaaacattgaaataaaacaagaaatagATCTGTAAAGTTACTGATATGTCATCAGTTTTAATTATTGCATTGGGGCCAAAATTTCTtacaataacacacatttatagAATTCCACCTACACTATATCGTGGTTGGGAAGGCTGTGTGATTTCAGCTTGCACCCACAGTCTGGAAATTCAgttcttttcttgttttcattagttggcattaatgcatttaactaCAAAACTAGCTCATCATACACTGAGGTTAAATTATCTTACCCTGTAGGTTGCGAGGCAGCCAAAACATCAGACACATTGAGGGTTTCATTTGCCTGATAGGCTAgctaatttgttcattttcacattCCTGCATAAAACacctgtaaaaatataaaacgaCAAGGACTTGAACCACCCCCACCACCAACCTACACCTCCAACCCTATATGTGTGGGAAACACTGATGATTTCATTTCTCTTGTACAATGGTCTGGTTAATGCACACAAATGTAACGTTCAACCTGAAAACAAGAATATCGCTTCTCATTAGGAACTAAATAAGGATCCGAGGCAAAAAACTAGGTTACATGATCCTCAGAGAATTATTTCTTTCCTACGACCTTCATAATATACTTCACAATGacagttgcaaaaaaaaaaaaaaaaaaaagtgctttcagTGATTCTTTTATAAATAGTCACTTATAACAGTATATGATCCACCTAGAGTGGAtataaagtctacacacccatGTTCAAAAATGTCAGGTTTTgcgatgtaaaaaaatgtaaatgtaaataaatgtcagaactttttccactctcAATGTGATTACAACACATGGAGAGtgcaattacaatttacaataaaatacaaatacaattacGATGTagaaaaattaagtgaaaaacaatcaaaaacattttagggaaaaataggaaaaataaaaaacttacaataatctggttgcataagtgtgcacacctctaacctaatactttgttgaagtaCCTTTTGATTTTAATACACCAGTAATAGACATTACATTCAggctttttggctaagagtctctCTGTGTGGCACATTCTAGAGCTATCAAATTGTAAGCGCATCTCCTgcgcacagcccgcttcaggtcatcccacagatttttagttagattcaggtctgggctctggctatgtcattcaaaaacatttacctttttgttaagccattcttttgttgatttggttgtttgctttgggtcattgtcatgctaaaaggggaaattccttttcatcttcagcttactagcaaacacctgaatgttttgtaataaaatcgactggtatttgtagctattcatgattccctccacctagataaaagccccagttctggctgaagaaaagcagccctgaaatgatgctgccaccaccattgTCTTGTCTACGGTCGTCTATAGTCTTATTTATTGTCtaatgttatatgtttgtttttataacacCAGTCAAAAGCAGTGCTTCTAATTTCGttgtatacagagatatacaatgacaataaaggcattcattcatttattcgcCATGCTTCACCGTAGGTACGGTGTTCTTTtaatgatgtgctttttttttttgcaccaaacatactgTATGGTAGGGCTGCAGCTATTGATTATTTCAGTAAATAAGATTATTAGGCTGCAGCTATCGATTATTTTAGTAATCGAGTATTCTACCGACTATTCCATCGATTAATCGAGTAATCGGATAAGAagtaatttttctttattaaagagcaaTACTAAATAtacaagagaaaataagataggtctcttaaaataaacaactaagagagagagagagaaagagagaatgagacaatCAACGTGAATGGCGCTTAGTCTTTCACAAAACATAGCTAACTTAGGGACATCATAACTAGCCACCATATTGATTTACGGTCTTAAATAGTCACTACATATAGCTACAATCAACAATCAAACGCTAACGTTGCCTTGTGTCGACTCCGCTCTGTGGATTTGATGCGAGGACTGGGTGAGATGTTGAAGCATCGAACTTTTACTGTTGTGGTACGCCAGTTCAGtcttacagtaaacacactgtacggagttttcttttggttttagTTTGAAACGATCCTAAACTTTGGAAACTTTCTGCCGTTTTCTTTGGCCTGAATCTTCTCCTCGCCCCTCGCTGTTTTCTCGCCGTTCCTCCATTTTTCATTCTGCCGCGTCTTCTGTGTTTACATCACATGTCCAGCGTTTATCGGGTTGTGCGGCAGTAATAATGGTCCGTGGGGAAACACAGTGTTCCGTGTGTAGTTACAGTAAATGGACTGATTTTTTGTATTCGAGCTACTCGAGTTACTCAAGGAATTGTTTCAGCCCTACCTGAATTATTATACTTtcggaattggtctcatcagaccataacacattttgccacatggtttggggtgatttagttgagcttggatgttttgtgtgagaaagggcttctgtctacccaccctaccccatagcccagacatgtgaagaatatgagagactGTTCTCACATGCAGAGTGTAATCAGTACTTAttagatattcctgcagctcctttaatgttgctgtaggtctttTGGCAGCTTCCTGggaagtttttgtcttgtcctttagtaaattttggagggatgtcctgttcttggtgatgtcaccgtgctgctccattttctccacttgttgatgatggccttcacagtgttccatggtacatctaatgttttggaaattttttgtacctctctcctgattgataccttttgACTGTGGGACCCAGTACATcataagctctttgcagaccatgagTCAGAAGAAACCAagatgatgtgaagaaaatcctacagaaacagctggtctttatttggggttaatcagaataatttcattgatgacagcagagtggtaattacttttgaacatgagattggatgtgattggttcattctgaacacagccccatccccaattataaaagggcatgcacacttatgcaagcaggttgttgtaagtttatttttcctatttttccctaaaatgtttctgattgtttttcacttaatttttttatatattacttcatattgagggtggaaaaagttctgacatgatttatccaaaaacctgccattttaacaggggtgtgtagactgtttatatccactgtatgctTAATAGATGCTTAATATTTCATCACTGTAGTAGACTGCAAGCACCTCAAAAACATTCAGTAAGGTCAGTTGTGCAGCCATTCGATTCAATCGGTGCAGATTAGTCTTgtgcaattttatttttggctgctagcaattttaattttaatttaaaatattgagataaataatttaactgTCCAAAACCGtcagcctaaaaaaaaaaaagacaggaaaataagcatttccaccatttaaGGAGAGTCCAGGAGGGCataataatattaccagctgtgCAGTCTGGAGCTGATAAGCAGACTGAGTGATTCTGCACTAATGTacattaaacagtttaaaaaaaaaaaaaaacataacaggaCATTTCAATATATAATCCTTTAACAAACAGGTTGTCTAATGTCCATATGGATGATTTGTTGATGCTGCTCACAGTGTTGAGCAGGAGAGCaccagtccaaaaaaaaaaaaaaaaaaaacaaccagtgtatttaatcatcattatcaccatTAATATTTGTAAAGTGATTTGACACTTGGATTTGACACTTTGTAGGCCTATTGATTCTTTTTAGGTCAAAAAACCTTTTCTCTCTATCAGCCGAATACCAAAAGTGCTGTTTTGAccatattataataaatatagtaaaccGATGTTAAATATATAGAAAGCGAGGGCACCACATGAGCCGAGAGCTTGAGAGATTGGGGTAAGTGTGCTTCCAGTAAGTGCCTGTTAATATTGGAGCGctcaaaacacctacacacatcattccagatttatgcGTTGAGTGGCTCCCATTGTATTTGGAAGAAAAAGAATGCTCTTTTGGAGTATTTTTCAGTGAGAACTCACACTAGCGTACTCCGATGTTTTTGtggagctcctacacaaaacGCCTAATgattggcaggtctggtaatataatccGCGATAAACGTCACTGGATATCATGGCAATGTACTATTGTATAGGCATGATAATACTGTTGTATCACACAAAGCCTAGTGCAGATTAATCTTAGTCGGAAATGACAAAtctatacacatacaaatatcaAGGAATACGTATAACACTGGCATTAATCTGTGATCACATACAATGCTATTCTCAAAAGTTCGGGCCAAATCCAATCTGACTATTTCAACTTTGAACTGACATTTAAAAGCACCTTTGAGGGCTACACTTACAAATTAAACGCTTTTTGTGTCATGATGCAAacacagtgcattcagaaactattcagaccccttccttttttccccacattttgTTATGTCACAGCCTTatgttaaaatgctttaaattaccTTTTTGCCCCAATCCACCCCCCCTTCAGCTGTTAGACCGTATATAGACAGGTTTGTGCATTTCCAAATCAAgtccaatcaattgaatttgccacaggcGGACTCCAAAGTGTAGCAACACCTCAAAtatgatccagagaaatgggatgcacctgagctgAATTTCAAGTAccatagcaaagggtctgaatacttttgtcaatgtgatatttcagttttttctttttataaatttgcatagttatcacaaatctggttttgctttgtcattatgaggtatggagtgtagattgatgtgaaaaaaaaatcagcatgagGCTGCaacataaatgtgaaaaaaatgaagaggtCTGAATAGTGAAtgtatacacaaacatacacacacacacacccatacacacctACCTGAGAGAATGCACATAAGCATATTTGCATCATGATACAAAAGGGGTTTAATTTGTAGCCCTCAGAGGTCCTAATATTCCCAGCTCCAAAATCACGACTACACATTGTGTGAAGGTTGTGTAGGAAAATACATCAAGTAGCACTGGGGCACTGGGATTGGCGCATGACCCAAACTAGAACTAGTGCAAAAGTGTATTATAGCAGTGTGAGGAGTGGTTAACAGAAGAGATGAGTGACTTTAGGCACATATACAGCTCATCTTCAAAACAATGAATCAACAGTGAATTCTCTGAGGAAGACAGGGAAACCAGTCTGCCTTTGAAGgtgtgcagagaaaaaaaaaatcaaaggcaatgcgagaaaaaaaaaaaagtcagtgtaaCATTGCCACAAATAATTCTTTTAAGATTTTGAGATTACTTTGCTTCTGAAAACAGGTAACCACTCAAAAGGGATATTGAGGGAGAAAGTACGCCAAAAGTAGAAAATGCTTTAATTtagttttgtattatttatagtCAACTGCCCAGTCATCTAAAATCCTTCACTGGTGAAGGACTAATGCATATTTGGAAATGGATTCAAATTTCTTGCCAGCCTAGCTAAACACTTAGATACACTAACTTCAGACAAAACAGTGATCATGATAACCTGATCATCACTGTTCTAATAATATGAGCTAAAATGAGGAAACATGTGATGGGAACACCTCTGTACTAACAACGTGATTATTAAATGAGCCAGCAAAATGAAAACGCTAAATTACTTCCGGTCAGAAGCAACATGTAACGCTAACCTTGATCGTAGTTGCTTGGTGACACATGTAGAGGCTTACCTGAGTTCAGGATTCAGCAGTGCATCCATTTTGAGGCAGGCCGAGCGAGGAGCACCTTGATGGAAGCTCCCTCACTGGGATAAAGCAGCTCAGAGAAGCACGCTCTCTGATGTAATGCAAAACCTGAAGATGAGTGACAACACAAACGTGATTCTTCCTTTTGCATACCTTTTCATTCTTACTCTCTCTTGTACCTATTCTCACCCTGTCTTACTTTGACTTAGACTAGGATGCTGATTTGTTTGCACTACAGCTCAATGTTTACAAAATCTTACTTTTGCACAGGAAAAAACTTAATGTAGTGTCAGTGGTGGTGTAATTAGGTTATGGCAAGAGCTAACTtgtctgtgtggtgtgtttgtgtatataccCAGGTCATGAGAACAACAACTTGACACTTGAGGGGGGAAAAGAGCTGTTAGTGTTAATGGGAAGATGTAAAGCTGCCTGACGCCAAAGGAAAccaaattaatatgcaaatatcaTCTTGTAAGACTCTGAACAAAAATCAAGGGTAAACAGGTCTCAGGAGAGTTGCACAGAGTCTTAGCTTTGAAAAGGTTTCGAGCACTATacaagccaacacacacacgttatttGTGAAATCAGTATTTTACCTGGCCTTGGTCACAGAGGCTAGCTTTTGTTTCAGACAGCAAAAGCCTTACATGTGCAGAAAACGATGGCAGATCTTCAACATGATGCACACTCGATCgatgcaacaaaacaaaacaaaaccaaaccacACAAAACCCTTGGCTTAGACTGAATAGATGCTGGTGCTGATAAATGTTACATATGCACGTTTTTATCTCTAGTGAATTTAGAGCTAGCCAAAGCATAAACAATCCCAAGTGGGCAAATAATTTAGATTTAGCTCATCTTAACCATCTAATCTGATCAGTTGTTGGGAGCAGGACGAGCAGGTCCAAGGACGTAGGAATGGGATTGATCTGAACAAGGCAGTCCACAAGAATAACCCCAATAAACGGAAACACAGGAAGGAGACATGGGGGTTGTGAAATTTACACCGCGGACCTGAGGCCTAACGGCTAGGCCTTTCTATCCGTCCGTGTtagcgagagagagactgctATGTCTCAGCTATTTTGACGCTTTGACTGGTCGCCATAGTTGTGTTTTTCGGTGTGACTGATGTGATCTGAAAGAGCTTCAGCCCACATACTCACTTAGTTTAGTTAAGCAAATATGGTTCGATAAACCAGTTCTGCATGAGGTTAACGAATGCTAAAAACCAAAGTCGGCTAGTTCACGACTAGTAGCTagctgtatgtttttctttacatgTTACTAGTGATAATTTAGTACATTTTAAGTGTAGAAAAGTGGTGTATCCTATTCAAAACACAGCATGAGGGTTTAGTGTGATTTCTGGGCTTAGAAACATGTTAAGCCTGGTAAAGCAGCCGGAGCACGATAACTAGTTAGCTCGCTGGCTCACTAGCCTTTTAGCTAGCAAGATATTTGTAGTAGAtgtttgtgttcagtgtgtaagTTAACTAAACTGTTAAGTGGCAGTGTAAACATTGAGAAATTACTCACTTCGGACTCTGGTCTAGTTCAGGTAAATCCCCCATCGTCGACACCAAGAGCTGCAGTCTCCTTCGGTTGTTTGATAAACATCCACCATCAAACGTCAAATCCACACGGGATAGCCAGCTAGCCTTCCCCGAGCGCTCGCCTGCTAGCCGGCTAACTGTCCTCAAAAACAAGTCGTCCCACGTCTTAGGTAGATGCGTTTAGGGTCAAGTTAGTTTTGAATTAATTGTGGGTGCAAGTTAATCCAATGGAGTCCGTGAATAGAGCCGGGGTTTGCTTTTGGTGCACTTTTTTAGCACCATAGAGCATGTCGTGAAAAGCAACCTCCTTTTTGCTTCATGGTCTAATGAAGACGGCCAGGGCAAGCTCACACTATCCTGACTCGATACAATGCACCGGTTTCGACTCCTCCTCTTCAACTGCACTCAAAGCCAAGACGACACTGATAAGCACACTTCAGTCGAGCTCCGAAAGACCGCTTATAACCGGTCAAAGCAGGCCAGGTCGATGCGGCTACATGATAGTGGCGACTAGTCGTGTGTTTGTTCCACGGATTTAAAACAAACTCGTACTCAGTTAGCTCCGAGAGCTAGCATCATCACTTAGGCTAGTTTAGGGACTCTGTATTAGGATATCAGTTATGTAGCCGTTATTTTACGTAACGAACATGAAGTAACGAACATTAAGTCATTGATTAGGCGTGTAATAACGCTATAAGATTTCCTAGCGTCTTTGAGAGGCTGTTTAAGAGGCACTATGTCTGCTATAGTGCTGCAAGTTGGACAGTGTGGAAATCAGCTGGGCCTGGACTGGTGGAAGCTCATAACCAAAAAGTCAACTCAGCACAAGAAAAGGTAACTAACTAACTTTTAAACCAAACAAATCTCATACAAATTCATATTTTCTATCCTCCTTTTAAgacaatatctttttttttttgtccatttctagATGTCCATTCAGCTCCAGAGAGGGTAAActagcagcagtgtgtgttgacACTGAGCCCAAAGTCCTCAGAAAAGCTGCTGAGTTTGTCAAAAATAAGTAAGTCATAATCCTAAAGactgaaacattttcatttatgttgTCAGTGAAATTTCAATTTTAGTTCTTTCATCCAGggaaatccatccatccaacatTATTGAGGGGAAAGGAGGACGTGGAGGAAACTGGGCATATGGTCAGTCAAGAGTCATGCTCAGTGCCAAACAATGCAAATACACTCTATATAGCTCAAGATACagatatttaatatacattatatagacCTCAATTATACTTAAATGTTAAGTTTCTGAGAAATTATGCTTCCAGTTGTtacaaagtaataaaacacaaatatttagaAGGGTGACGTTTATTTTAGGTTACATTTTAAGTTAACTTGTTTCATGTCCTAACATTTTAAGCATACAAAAACAACCATTTCAGTATTTACACCtaataaagacaataaaaacGTAAATTTTGCAAACCAATGTTTTTGAAGacaataacaattaaaataaaatattataacagTCGTCTGAGATAAGTCATGTGGCCATGTTAAAAAGAGGCGTATGTACTTCTATTACCGCATGGTGCATTATATGTTGTGGTATGTTTGCTGTGTTTCTGAAAAACAAAGTAACCCAAGCTGTTTGTATCTATAAAACAGGTTACTATGGAGGCCGAGGTGAAGGTGAGAATGGCTTACTCCAGCATACAATGGAGGCAGTGCGTCGAGAGGCGGAGAGACGAGATTACTATGGTGGAACGGTTGTCCTGCACAGTCTGAGTGGAGGCACAGGGTCTGGTGAGCAGTATGGCCCTGCAGTCAGTATTTAATTACTTCATCAAAACCAGTGAACTCTATCGTCAGTGTGGAAAGGACATTTATCCAATAAAGAAGACAAATGAAATCCCTCCATTTGTTTCCATTAGAGACTGTATATCTTTATTTCCACCTTTATGGGCGAGCAGGTCTTGGTTCACGGCTATGTGAGGAAATTCGTGAGGAGTTTCCTGTGGGTCATATCCTGACTGTGTCTGTGGTCCCTCATCAAAGCGGAGAGAGCCCGCTCCAGCACTACAACACTTTACTGAGTCTAGCAGCACTACACAGGTTTCTCAAATGTTAATTTGTTCGATCAGTTGTACATAAACTATACTCTACAGTTCTATGCAACTAAGTTCTCCCTAACTCACAGGTCTGCTGACGGCATACTTCTGTTTCATAATGACCATGTATTAAGTCGCGCTGGATTTCAACAGAAATCACATGCAGGGTTTGGAGCTGTCTCCTGTGGTTTTCCACAAAACACACTCTCAGCAATGAATGCCCACATAACCTCATGCATGGCTGGACTCCTGATGCCAGTGAATTCTCTTACTACAGGCAGGTAAATGTGATTCTGTGCCAAATTTGGCTGTTGAGCATGACATCATTATCAAAATTGTTTTCATCTTACTGTTTAATCTTACCTTATTTAGGCCAAAGAGTTGatgctttattccttttaaTTCAATATGTGTTCTAGTGTTCTTAGTACTATTATCACACCATACGGCCAaaactatgtggacacctgactatcacacccatatgtgggccttcccaaAATTGTTCCCACAGAgttggaggcacacaattgtatatgatgtctttgtatgctgtagcgttacaatttcccttcactgaaactaagaggcccaaacctgttccaccaCGACAAtgaccctgtgcacaaagcgaggtccatgaagacctttgccatggtttgccaaggttggagtggaagagatctagtgacctgcacagagccctgacctcaaccccactgaacactttcaggatgaactggaacaatgactgcaccccaggccacctcgcccaacatcagtgcctgacctcatgctcttgtagctgaatgagcacaaatccccacagtcacactccaaaatctagtggaaagccttcccagaagagtggaggtaataataacagcaaagtggggactaaatctgggatgggatgttcaacaagcacatatgggtgtgatggtcaggtgtccacacacttttggccatatagtgtaatcaATGATTTCTATAAAGTGGCCAGAGTTTGGGAATGGAGCCATGGGAGTTGGTGAGGTCTGTATGCCCCATTCCTACAGCCAAACTACTCTACACCACTCAGGCTTCTGCTA contains:
- the LOC113542508 gene encoding uncharacterized protein LOC113542508, producing the protein MSAIVLQVGQCGNQLGLDWWKLITKKSTQHKKRCPFSSREGKLAAVCVDTEPKVLRKAAEFVKNKEIHPSNIIEGKGGRGGNWAYGYYGGRGEGENGLLQHTMEAVRREAERRDYYGGTVVLHSLSGGTGSGLGSRLCEEIREEFPVGHILTVSVVPHQSGESPLQHYNTLLSLAALHRSADGILLFHNDHVLSRAGFQQKSHAGFGAVSCGFPQNTLSAMNAHITSCMAGLLMPVNSLTTGSGQSLGMEPWELVRSVCPIPTAKLLYTTQASASEMSHWDTLVSETLKNLLQHSPDGKPYSSRAVLAVARGNRDNSFIDSNVLQKLRQAHRCVHWNPFPVDHWTDPRNEANGSLSTRMLTVCSNHSSVTRLLGHVAQRATEMLSARAYLHWYERYGIEMEEFQRALNTLSGLIEEYETQ